A segment of the Collimonas fungivorans genome:
GCGCAGCTGAGCGTACTTCCTATGCGTATCGCGACGGCAAGCCAGTGATCGGCGTGCAGATCACCCGTTCCAAGGGCAATTCTGACGTCACCGTATTGAGCGATCTGCGCACGGCAATCGCAAAATTCTCCGCGGCGCATCCAGAAGTCACGCTCGCTGAAGCCAGCAATACAGTTTCATCCATCGAGGATAACTACCATGGTTCGATGGCAATTCTGATCGAAGGCGCATTGCTGGCCATCGTCGTGGTGTGGTGGTTCTTGCGTGATTGGTGCGCCACACTAGTGGCAGCGGCGGCGCTGCCACTGTCCATCATTCCGACCTTCGGCTTTATCTATTTAGCAGGCTACTCGCTCAATACGGTTACTCTGCTATCGCTGTCACTTGTGGTTGGCGTCCTGGTCGATGACGCCATAGTCGAAATCGAAAACATTGCGCGCCATATGCGCATGGGAAAGACTCCATACCAGGCCGCAATGGAAGCCGCCGACGAGATCGGTCTGGCGGTGATCGCCACGACTTTCACGCTGGTAGCGGTATTCCTACCGACGGCATTCATGTCGGGTATTCCAGGGCTGATTTTCCGCCAGTTCGGCATTACCACATCGGTAGCTGTGCTCATGTCGCTGCTGGTGGCGCGCCTGTTGACGCCTATGATGGCGGCTTATCTGCTGAAATCCACCGTCGACGAAGAGCATGATAGCAAGCTGATGACGCACTACCTTGGCTGGGTGCGCGGCAGCTTGAGCCACCGCGGCCGCATCGCGCTGGCTACCGGCGCGTTCCTGGTATTGTCGGCATTGATGATTCTGTCGCTGAAGACTGCGTTCTTTCCAGCCCAGGACAAGGCGCAGACGCAAATTACGATCGAGCTGGCACCAGGTAGCACCATCAAGGAAGCTCGTGAGCTGGGTTTGCGGGCAGAGCAACTCCTGCGAACCTTGCCCACCGTGAAGAATGTGTTTGCCGCGGTTGGCAGCGGCAGTAGCGATAACAGCAACGATATACGCAAGGCGATGTTGATTGTTGATCTTGTGCCACGCGGAGAGCGAGATAAAAAGCAGTTCGACGTGGAAGACGAGATGCGCCGTCTGCTGCGTGAGTTGCCTGGTGTCCGTGTTGCTGTCGGCGACGGCAACAGTGGAGGGAAACTCCAGATCACGCTGGCTGGAAGTAACTCGGACGCACTGGAAGTAACAGCCATGGCGCTGGAAGGTCAGTTGCGCACGTTACATGGGCTAGGTAATGTCAGTTCCAGCGCAGCGCTGCGACAACCCGAAGTACAGTTCAAACCTGATGTTGCGCATGCTGCGGCGTTAGGCATCACAGCAGACGCGGTAGCCGACGCAATACGCATCGGCACCTATGGCGATTACGCCAGTTCGCTGCCCAAACTCAACTTGCCAGAACGCCAGATCGCCTTGCGTGCGCGCATCGACCCGTCTCAGCGCGCGAGCTTGGACGAAATCGGGCTGTTGCGCGTTGCTGGCAGCAATGGCAAGGTCACCGTCGCTGCAGTCGGCGAACTGGCGATGGGCAGCGGCCCGGCGCAGATCGACCGCATCGATCGCGAGCGCAATATCACATTGTCGGTTGAATTGAATGGCCGTGCACTGGGCGACGTCGATAATGAGGCGAAACAATTACCTGCCCTGAAACACCTTCCTTCGGGCGTACATCAAGTCGAACGGGGGGAGCTGCAAAACATGAGTGAGCTGTTCCAAAGCTTTGGTCTGGCGATGGCGATCGGCATCTTTTGCGTCTATGCGGTGTTGGTGCTGCTGTTTCATGATTTC
Coding sequences within it:
- a CDS encoding efflux RND transporter permease subunit, translating into MNVSSWSIRNPVPAILCFVLLTVFGLIGFHKLQIQDFPDMDLPTITISAALEGAAPSQLENEVARKIEDKLTSLTLLDHVMTTITDGSVSISVSFKLEKNSQAALSEVRNAVDSARPDLPSEMADPTVSKSEAADSALLTYTATSIVLDEQDLSWFVDNDLSKALLAVKGVASVARVGGIDREVRIDLDPALMAGMGLTTETVSTQLKAMQRDRSGGQGNIGGQRQSARTLAGVGSVQELAALSITTGDGRRVRLDRIARVSDGAAERTSYAYRDGKPVIGVQITRSKGNSDVTVLSDLRTAIAKFSAAHPEVTLAEASNTVSSIEDNYHGSMAILIEGALLAIVVVWWFLRDWCATLVAAAALPLSIIPTFGFIYLAGYSLNTVTLLSLSLVVGVLVDDAIVEIENIARHMRMGKTPYQAAMEAADEIGLAVIATTFTLVAVFLPTAFMSGIPGLIFRQFGITTSVAVLMSLLVARLLTPMMAAYLLKSTVDEEHDSKLMTHYLGWVRGSLSHRGRIALATGAFLVLSALMILSLKTAFFPAQDKAQTQITIELAPGSTIKEARELGLRAEQLLRTLPTVKNVFAAVGSGSSDNSNDIRKAMLIVDLVPRGERDKKQFDVEDEMRRLLRELPGVRVAVGDGNSGGKLQITLAGSNSDALEVTAMALEGQLRTLHGLGNVSSSAALRQPEVQFKPDVAHAAALGITADAVADAIRIGTYGDYASSLPKLNLPERQIALRARIDPSQRASLDEIGLLRVAGSNGKVTVAAVGELAMGSGPAQIDRIDRERNITLSVELNGRALGDVDNEAKQLPALKHLPSGVHQVERGELQNMSELFQSFGLAMAIGIFCVYAVLVLLFHDFLQPVTILCALPLSLGGALFALLAARMNFSMPAVIGLLMLMGIVTKNSILLVEYAVMARRKHGLSRMGALIDACHKRARPILMTTIAMGAGMLPNALGLGAEPSFRQPMAIVVIGGLLISTLLSLLVIPVVFTYVDDFEQWLRRRFQKASKKTIEAAA